The Macrococcoides canis genome has a window encoding:
- the mreD gene encoding rod shape-determining protein MreD, with amino-acid sequence MQIIIFPAIALLLLLINNLITTFMPINFFGYELYFMPHLVLIYLLILTVYKNSKIALILAILFGILCDIYLGNIYGLYTFGFIIAVLLMDQLFKVFYKDLKMMIALLLLFVLLFESFKFLTVKVLGLATTGYFGFIFAHLIPTLLINFLFIIIVFPILLKILDKYTI; translated from the coding sequence ATGCAGATCATTATTTTTCCTGCCATCGCATTATTACTGTTACTTATCAATAATTTAATTACGACATTTATGCCTATCAACTTCTTTGGATATGAGCTCTACTTTATGCCGCACCTCGTGCTAATATACTTGCTGATACTGACGGTGTATAAGAATTCTAAAATTGCACTGATCTTAGCGATTTTATTTGGTATATTGTGTGATATCTATCTCGGTAATATATACGGACTATACACTTTTGGATTTATTATTGCAGTGCTGCTGATGGATCAGCTGTTTAAAGTTTTTTATAAGGACTTAAAGATGATGATTGCTTTACTGCTGTTATTTGTACTTTTATTTGAAAGCTTTAAGTTTTTAACAGTTAAAGTGCTTGGGCTTGCAACAACAGGCTATTTTGGATTTATCTTTGCACATTTAATTCCGACATTGCTCATTAATTTTCTGTTTATCATCATCGTGTTTCCGATAC